A window of Methylocaldum szegediense genomic DNA:
TCCTGGCCAGCAAGTTTGGATCGGATAACGGCCTAGATCGACATCCGCACCGGCGTAGACAATTTCCTGGCAGGGTGCACTCTTCACTTCCTTGGTCGGCATGTTCAGCACCTGCTTGAACAGCGGCAGCTTGTCGAACATATCGCGCATGCCTTTCGGAGGCTCCGGTTCCTTGAGAAAAGCCAGGAGCTTTCCGATTTCCCGCAGTGCTTCGACCGACTCCTGCCCCATTCCTAAGGCAACCCGTTTTGGCGTGCCAAACAAATTCGCGAGCACACGGATATCCGATCCTGTCGGCCGCTCGAACAACAGTGCAGGACCGCCCGCCTTGAGTGTTCGATCGCAGATTTCGGTCATCTCCAGATTGGGATCGATTTCGACGGTAATGCGCTTAAGCTCGCCGATCGCTTCCAGATAGAGAATGAATTCGCGGAGATCACGGTATTTCATGGAATCGTGACTCGGGCATTAATGAGACGGGCTATTGTACCCGCAGCGGAGACTTGCTTTTAGGCTGGACATGCCGAAAACCGGCTTTATCTCGTGCGCAAGTCCGCCATCGACATGTGTAGAACCTGCGCAAAATGCTGTGGGCAAGCTGTATTGAAGCCACGGATGGCTCAACCAAGCCTCGTTATCCACAGTTCTTGCCCAGGGGAACGACAATTATTGTCCACAGCAGCGGTTGCCTTAACTCTTTGTTTTGTCGGATAGAAAAACACTTATTTCAACAAATTCACCGGGCTAACTGTGAACACGAAGAGAAATTTTCACCTGTTTGCAATTGGCACAGTGGGCAATGAGATTTCTACTAGCGGTGGCCGCCTTTCCTAGGCCGATTCCGTGCTTCTGAGTCCGAATTACGGGCTGCTCTGGCTATCGAGATCGCCATGACATCGCATCATTCCAGATAGGCGCTTGCAATCGATGTGTGCAGGATTGCACGAGAAAACGAATGTGCAGGAGAAAAAACTTCAGTCTCGTATGTTTGTTGGACTTAGCTCGATTTACAGTCCGATCGTCGTCTTTACTCCGAGGCCTTGGAGTTATTTCAGTGGGCGGTTTGTGCTGAAACGGGTTCGAAGGTTTTTCGTAGTCCTTGGGATAAGCGCTTAGCGAAACATTCCCTCAGACCGGGTTGTCGAAAGAGCGGGGACATAAACATCATGACGAGGTGAGGTATGAACTTCTATAAGATGCTTTGGCTGACGGCAGCCCTTTCGCTGTTCACACCTGGTCCTGTTTCGGCGGAATTCGAGAGAGACGGAACGGCACCGGATCAAACGTCGCGCCCGGGTCTCATTTACGTCGATAAGGCATTCAATAACGCCATTTTTAGTTATTGGGCTTTCGACGGAATTCGCTTCTACGTCAAAGATCCGCAAATCGTCTATGTGAACAAAGCGTACGGGCAGGCCATATACAGCTACCCGGGCGTCGGACCGGATACCGTTACCGCTTTCAATCTGGAATATGTCAGCCCCGCTTTCGGGCAGGCTATTTACAGCTATCCGGGAAACTACAACGTCCCGGGTTCGGCAGACGGGTTAAGGCGACTGATCGACTGAACCCGCTGTTCGAACAAACAGGCGCCGATTTCCACGTTCGATGCATAATCCTACGGTTGATAAGGAAGCTGACCGAGGATCGTATTTTCACGCATAGACCAGAGATTTTTCCGGGCGCGATACTGCAATTCTGCCTATAGGTAGATGGTGTCGGTTCCGGAGGATCCCACTGGTCGGACAGATTGCGACCGAGGAATAGGGACTTATGACACCGGTCGAGAAGTTGCCTCCAAGAAGGACTCGAGGGGAGAGGGATGCTATGAGAGGATCAACGGGCGAAGAACTCCAATATTCGGATTATTTAGGGCTTGATGTGTTTCTCAAAGCCCCGGTTCCAGAAAGCGGGCGAGTGCCTGGGGCAGTTCACGATGAAACCCTGTTTATCATCGCGCATGAGGTGCGTGAGCTGTGGCTCAAGGAAATCCTTCATGAACTGAAGTCGGTGCTCGAGTTGTTTTCGGTGGTGCCCCTGGGGCGGCGAAAGATCGGGTTGATCGCGGCGCGCCTCGGTCGCCTAGTCGCGGTCCAGCGAATCATGAATCGTCAGATGGAGGTCCTGGAAACAATCTCGCCGCTTGACTTTCTCGAATTACGGGATCGTTTTTCCTCGAACACTATGTTCGAGAGCAGTCGGCTACGCGAGATCGAACTTCGTCTGGGACTTGCGGCACGAGGGACCCAGCAATCACTCGATCGGTTTCGGCCTGAAGAACGTGCGGCCCTTCGCAAAGCACAAGGCGAGAAGAGCTTGTTCGAGGCCGTCGATGATTGGCTTACGACCATGCCTTTTCGAAGCATCGACATGAGGGAATTCTGGTCGCGTTACCGCAAGATTGTGCATGATACCCTGGAACGGGATTACCAGTCGGTGCAGAGCGATCCTAGGCTGTCCGGCTGGGATCGAAAAAGGCAGCTCGGCAGACTCGAAAATGCCCACTATCGGTTCGATGCGCTGTTCAAGCCGGAAGAGTACGAATTGTTGCGGGAAGAAGGATTATTTCATTTCCGCCAATCCGCCGTGTTGTCTGCCCTATTTCTTCTACTCTATCGGGAGGAACCGTTTCTGGACGGGCCATTTACTATCCTCAAGCGGTTGATGGATATCGACGATCAGCTGGTCGCTTGGCGCATTGATCGTGCCTTGTTCCAGCAACAGGTGTGGGGAGCTAAACTGGGACCGGGCGGAAGCACGAGCTACGACTACGTTCAGGAAACGATGGAAGAAAAAAGAATCTTCAAGGATTTGTCGGGTCTTGCGACGTTTCTGGTTTCGCGTTCCGATTTACCGGCGCTGCCTCAAGAGATCAGAAGAAGCATTGATGTTCACTTCGGTTCCGATTGATTTCGACGAAGATAGGCACCTGCGGAAAGTTCGATCTCGTGGTGAGCTCTGTCGTTTCGTATCCGGCTAGCTCGGGAATGTGAAGTCTGAAGTAGAAACAATGCTTCAGAGGTCTCAGCGATGGTGGTTTAGATGCTTCTCTGTCAGCACTGCGGAAGTGACCGGATCGTCTGAAACGGTGCCGCACCTGTGATCGGTAATGTCGTCAATGTCCCGCGCCCCGCGGCTCTTCCGAAGCCGAGCGCGAACAGCTTCTGCCTGCCTATCAGGAGCGCAGCAGCTTACGGGGGCTCCAACGGACCTTTGGCGTCGCGCCCGCCACGGTCGCCGAGTGGCTCAAGAAAAGTCCAAAGCCTGCCGCCTCTGAGCACCACAATAGT
This region includes:
- a CDS encoding tryptophan 2,3-dioxygenase family protein — its product is MRGSTGEELQYSDYLGLDVFLKAPVPESGRVPGAVHDETLFIIAHEVRELWLKEILHELKSVLELFSVVPLGRRKIGLIAARLGRLVAVQRIMNRQMEVLETISPLDFLELRDRFSSNTMFESSRLREIELRLGLAARGTQQSLDRFRPEERAALRKAQGEKSLFEAVDDWLTTMPFRSIDMREFWSRYRKIVHDTLERDYQSVQSDPRLSGWDRKRQLGRLENAHYRFDALFKPEEYELLREEGLFHFRQSAVLSALFLLLYREEPFLDGPFTILKRLMDIDDQLVAWRIDRALFQQQVWGAKLGPGGSTSYDYVQETMEEKRIFKDLSGLATFLVSRSDLPALPQEIRRSIDVHFGSD